From the Mangifera indica cultivar Alphonso chromosome 10, CATAS_Mindica_2.1, whole genome shotgun sequence genome, one window contains:
- the LOC123228002 gene encoding cinnamyl alcohol dehydrogenase 1-like yields MASLENEKTVVGWAARDPSGVLSPYTYTLRNTGPEDVLIKVICCGICHTDLHQIKNDLGMSNYPMVPGHEVVGEVIEVGSAVTSYTVGDVVGVGVIVGSCRNCRPCNLDIEQYCNKKIWSYNDVYTDGRPTQGGFAESMIVDQKFIVKIPEGMAPEQAAPLLCAGVTVYSPLSHFGLKQSGLRGGILGLGGVGHMGVKIAKAMGHHVTVISSSDKKRAEALDHLGADRYLISSDATQMQEAADSLDYIIDTVPAFHPLEPYLSLLKLDGKLILLGVINTPLQFVTPMVMLGRKTITGSFIGSMKETREMLDFCQEKKLTSTIEVVKMDYVNTALERLEKNDVRYRFVVDVAGSKFEQQH; encoded by the exons ATGGCCAGCCTTGAAAATGAGAAAACTGTGGTGGGATGGGCGGCCAGAGACCCCTCTGGAGTCCTATCACCTTATACTTACACTCTCAG GAACACAGGACCGGAAGACGTTCTAATTAAAGTTATTTGCTGTGGAATTTGCCACACTGACCTCCACCAAATCAAAAATGATCTTGGCATGTCGAACTACCCAATGGTTCCAGG ACATGAAGTTGTGGGAGAGGTGATTGAAGTGGGTTCAGCTGTCACCAGCTACACCGTTGGCGACGTTGTTGGTGTTGGAGTTATCGTCGGAAGCTGCCGAAACTGCCGCCCATGTAACTTGGATATCGAGCAATATTGCAACAAGAAAATTTGGTCTTACAACGATGTCTACACTGATGGCAGGCCCACCCAAGGTGGCTTTGCGGAGTCCATGATCGTTGATCAAAA GTTTATAGTGAAAATCCCAGAAGGGATGGCACCAGAACAGGCTGCGCCACTTTTATGTGCCGGTGTGACAGTGTACAGCCCTCTGAGTCACTTTGGATTGAAACAAAGTGGGCTAAGAGGAGGAATTTTGGGGCTTGGAGGAGTAGGGCACATGGGGGTGAAGATAGCCAAAGCGATGGGACACCATGTCACTGTGATTAGTTCTTCTGATAAGAAAAGAGCAGAGGCTTTGGATCATCTAGGTGCTGATCGATACTTAATTAGCTCGGATGCAACTCAAATGCAAGAAGCAGCTGACTCActtgattatataattgataCTGTGCCTGCTTTTCACCCTCTTGAGCCTTACCTTTCTTTGTTGAAGCTCGATGGGAAGTTGATCTTGTTGGGCGTCATTAACACTCCCCTGCAGTTTGTCACCCCCATGGTTATGCTTG GGAGAAAGACTATCACAGGGAGCTTCATTGGAAGCATGAAGGAAACAAGGGAAATGCTTGACTTCTGTCAAGAGAAGAAATTGACTTCCACGATTGAAGTTGTGAAGATGGATTATGTGAACACAGCACTGGAGAGACTCGAAAAGAACGATGTTCGATATCGATTTGTTGTGGATGTTGCAGGAAGCAAGTTTGAGCAGCAACACTGA